One Triticum dicoccoides isolate Atlit2015 ecotype Zavitan chromosome 4B, WEW_v2.0, whole genome shotgun sequence genomic window carries:
- the LOC119291977 gene encoding 60S ribosomal protein L23-like, producing MSKRGRGGSAGNKFRMSLGLPVAATVNCADNTGAKNLYIISVKGIKGRLNRLPSACVGDMVMATVKKGKPDLRKKVMPAVIIRQRKPWRRKDGVFMYFEDNAGVIVNPKGEMKGSAITGPVGKECADLWPRIASNANAIV from the exons atgTCGAAGCGAG GGAGGGGAGGCTCCGCGGGGAACAAGTTCCGGATGTCGCTGGGGCTGCCTGTGGCGGCGACGGTGAACTGCGCCGACAACACGGGCGCCAAGAACCTCTACATCATCTCCGTAAAGGGCATCAAGGGCCGCCTCAACCGCCTCCCGTCCGCCTGCGTCGGCGACATGGTCATGGCCACCGTCAAGAAGGGCAAGCCCGACCTCCGCAAGAAGGTCATGCCCGCCGTCATCATCCGCCAGCGCAAGCCGTGGCGCCGCAAGGACGGCGTCTTCATGTACTTCGAAG ACAATGCTGGAGTGATCGTAAATCCCAAGGGTGAGATGAAAGGATCTGCTATCACTGGACCTGTGGGAAAGGAGTGTGCTGACCTTTGGCCCAGGATCGCCAGCAACGCCAATGCCATCGTTTGA